TGGCGCGCGCACTGGGCGACCAGGCGTCGCGCACCTGACCGTGAAAGCGGCGCGACCCGTCGTTGTGAATTTCCAGAGTGACATCGACCGGCTGGCCAAGCCGAGCCGAGCTGTCCGGTGAGCGGACGTAACGCAGCCGGCGGGGGCTGGCCGCCAAGGCGATATCGATGGCCACCGCCACCGCCAGTGCCGCCAGCAGTACCTCGAAAACCCTTGCCGGCCACGGGGAAAGTGCGATCGGTATGACGCCCAGCAGCGCCACCAGGCCGGTGCGTCCGGTCAGGATCACTAGCGGGGCACCGGAACCGACGCCAAGATGCCGTCGAGCACTCCGTCGGGCGTGGCTCCCTCCAGTTCGGACTCGGGACGAAGCATCACCCGGTGCCGCAGCGTGGGCCGGGCCATCGCCTTGACGTCGTCCGGAGTGACGTAGTTGCGACCGGACAGCCATGCCCACGAGCGCGCCGTGCCCAGCAGGGCGGTGGCCCCGCGCGGTGACACGCCCAGTTGCAGTGCGGGGGAGGACCGGGTTGCGCCGACGATGTCGACGATGTAACCCAACACTTCGTCGGCGATGAGGACTTGTTGCACCGCTTGCCGACCGGCCGCCAATTCGGCGGGCCCGGCCACCGGTTTGATCGCGGACAAGTCGCGCGGATCGAAGCCGTGGGCGTGCCGACTGAGAATGGCGATCTCGGCGTCTCGCGGGGGCAGTGTCACATTCAGTTTGAGCAGGAAGCGGTCGAGCTGGGCTTCCGGCAACTGGTAGGTGCCCTCGTATTCGACGGGATTCTGGGTGGCGGCGACGATGAATGGGTCGGGTAATGCCCGGGCTTCACCTTCCACGCTGACCTGCCGTTCCTCCATCGCTTCGAGCAGTGCGGCCTGGGTCTTGGGTGGGGTGCGGTTGATCTCGTCCGCCAACAGCAGGTTGGTGAAAACCGGGCCCGGACGGAAGACGAATGCGGCGGTGCGAGCGTCGTAAACCAGGGAGCCGGTGACGTCACCCGGCATCAGGTCGGGCGTGAACTGCACCCGTTTGAACTCCAATTGCAATGCCGCCGACAGCGCACGCACCAAGAGCGTCTTAGCCAC
This Mycobacterium simiae DNA region includes the following protein-coding sequences:
- a CDS encoding AAA family ATPase, translated to MTQSPTAQTSTADSARDALLALRGELAKAVVGQEGVISGLVIALLCRGHVLLEGVPGVAKTLLVRALSAALQLEFKRVQFTPDLMPGDVTGSLVYDARTAAFVFRPGPVFTNLLLADEINRTPPKTQAALLEAMEERQVSVEGEARALPDPFIVAATQNPVEYEGTYQLPEAQLDRFLLKLNVTLPPRDAEIAILSRHAHGFDPRDLSAIKPVAGPAELAAGRQAVQQVLIADEVLGYIVDIVGATRSSPALQLGVSPRGATALLGTARSWAWLSGRNYVTPDDVKAMARPTLRHRVMLRPESELEGATPDGVLDGILASVPVPR